From Acidobacteriota bacterium, a single genomic window includes:
- a CDS encoding IPTL-CTERM sorting domain-containing protein: MRYRVIVRIVLMFSIPALQVAPLRAALANGDFEQNPPKVQGWNVDAGAKATPPDSIVIVVNGNSAEIGPSANPVLIPGAQVKKNGSSIEQINFTPAGPQGSNMTLIRFDAQFAVANNKQSQAVVIVTPTGNRKQWKAGNIPATNGFQSFRLLVPGCAAQDISFGVAEDGNALQSTFRVDHVTDGCVAADPGGGTALAANDPPPGGCVGDPNCDWIEGILGPNPASIPTLSQWGLIALVSSIAIAGGITLFRRAALP; this comes from the coding sequence ATGAGATACCGCGTGATCGTCCGCATTGTCCTGATGTTTTCGATTCCGGCGCTCCAGGTCGCCCCGCTCCGCGCCGCTCTCGCGAACGGCGACTTCGAGCAAAACCCGCCGAAGGTCCAGGGCTGGAACGTCGATGCCGGGGCGAAGGCCACGCCACCCGACTCCATCGTGATCGTCGTCAATGGAAACAGCGCCGAGATCGGCCCTTCAGCCAATCCGGTCCTCATCCCGGGCGCCCAGGTGAAGAAGAACGGAAGCTCGATCGAACAGATCAATTTCACCCCCGCCGGCCCGCAGGGATCGAACATGACGCTCATCCGGTTCGACGCTCAGTTCGCCGTCGCAAACAACAAGCAGTCCCAGGCGGTCGTGATTGTGACCCCGACGGGGAACAGGAAGCAGTGGAAGGCGGGGAACATCCCCGCGACGAACGGATTTCAGAGCTTCAGGTTGCTCGTCCCCGGCTGCGCCGCCCAGGACATCAGCTTCGGCGTCGCGGAAGATGGCAATGCGCTTCAGTCGACCTTTCGCGTCGATCACGTGACCGACGGCTGTGTCGCCGCGGATCCCGGGGGCGGGACCGCGCTGGCGGCGAATGATCCCCCGCCCGGCGGGTGCGTCGGCGATCCCAATTGCGATTGGATCGAGGGAATCCTGGGCCCGAACCCCGCCTCCATACCAACGCTCTCCCAATGGGGCCTCATCGCGCTCGTCTCGTCGATCGCCATCGCCGGCGGCATCACCCTCTTCAGACGCGCGGCGCTTCCCTGA